TGTCGGCGCCAGCGCAGCCCTTTTCGGCAGGCCAGAAGGATGGCCACGGGAACCCCTACCGTGAGAGGCTGCCGGTACGCAGACAGATGGTCATTATAGCTTTGGGGCGTCCATCTGTCAAAACCTTGCCCGATCTTCGGGTGCGTGCCACCGGAACCAGTGCCACCCCTGGCCTGCCCCCTCCGGCAGGCTCAGGCGCCTTTGGATGGACCAGGGGATGCCTCGTCTGCCTCTTCGTCTTCCGGGGCCTGGAGGATCTGGATGCCGTTGTTGACCTCCCGCAGGAGTAGCTGCAGCCGCTCGGCCAGTTCCTCCAGCTTCTGCACCGCGTACCGGTCGGCCTCTTCGGTGCGGCGGCGGGCCAGGGCCCGGCTCTCCTCGATGATCCGTTCCGCTTCCTGACGGGCCGTGGCCAGCAGGGCTCGTTCGCTCACCATCTCCATGGCCTGCTGCCGGGCCTGCTGGATAATACGCTCGGCCTCGGCGCTGGCCTCTGCCAGAATCCGATCCCGCTCGGCCAGGGTGCGCTCACTGTCCCGGATGGAGCTGGGCACGTTGATGCGAAGCCGCTCGATCATCTGCTCAAAATCCCGGGCGCGAATGACCCGGTATGG
This genomic interval from Litorilinea aerophila contains the following:
- a CDS encoding ATP synthase subunit B family protein, translating into MIERLRINVPSSIRDSERTLAERDRILAEASAEAERIIQQARQQAMEMVSERALLATARQEAERIIEESRALARRRTEEADRYAVQKLEELAERLQLLLREVNNGIQILQAPEDEEADEASPGPSKGA